Genomic DNA from Alicyclobacillus fastidiosus:
AATTCCAATGTGGTGCGTCGGCCATGGTGGTATGGCGTGGGGAAAGGAGTGCTGAAAAAGGATGAAGCCAAAGTTTGACATCATTCGTTTGAGCAAATGGTTCTTCCTCCTCTCCAGTGCCATCACGGTGGCGGGCATTATTGTCTTCGCCACACTCGGGTTCAATCTGGGGACGGACTTTAAAGCTGGGTCTCGGGTACAGATCACCTTCGCCAAACCGGTTGACCAGACGAAGGTCACTCAGATGTTCAATTCCATCGGACTGCACGTCGACAACACGGCGTTGACGGTGGGCGGCGTTCAGCGAAATGTGGCTATCGTTCGCTTCCCGGAAATCATCTCCGGTGCGCAACAAGACAAGCTAGAACAGCAGGCTGAAGTGTCGTATTTCGGCAAGAAATTACCTACCGCGGTTCAGACCGTAGATCCGTTTGTGGCGGCGCAGACCGCGCGCAAGGCGGTGTATTCCGTTCTGATCGCGGCGGCGTTTATCGTCGTCTACATCGCGATCCGGTTTGAGTTCCGCTTCGCCATTGCCGGCATTGTCGCGCTCTTGCACGACGCGTTTATCGTCCTCGCCGCCTTCGCGCTCTTGCGCCGCGAGGTGGATCTCACGTTTATCGCCGCCATCCTGACGATTGTCGGCTACTCCATCAACGACACCATCGTCATCTTTGACCGCATTCGCGAGAACCTGAAAATCGTCAAACCTAAAGATATCGATACCTTGAAGCAATTGGTCAATCGAAGTCTCTGGCAGACGATGTCGCGCTCCATCAACACGGTCATCACCGTGCTTATCGCGGCGATCATCCTCTATTTCTTCGGCGGCGTGTCGATTCGCAACTTCACGTTCGCGCTGATCATCGGGCTGGTGTCTGGTGCGTATAGCTCCATCTTCATCGCGAGCCCCCTGTGGGTGGTTTGGCGTGGTCGGTCGCTCAAGGGTGGCAAAGGCAAGTCATCGACAAAGACTGAACCGGTGTGATGCGAGATTTGTAAACCGCAAGCGCTCCTTTTGGAGCGCTTTCTTTATCTTTCATGGCCGACTCGGGTAGGCTGTTATAGAGATGGATTTGTGGGAGGCAGGCCGTTGAGCGCCCTGACGAGAGACGAAAGACGTGGAAATCAGGTTGCCTATGCGAATGCGGTAGTCAATGTGCTACTGGCGGTCGGAAAAGGCATTGTGGGTGTGCTTGCGGGCAGTGAAGCCTTGGTGGCGGACGCGGTTCATTCTGCTGCAGACCTGATCGGCTCACTGGCTGTGATCATCGGTTTGCGCATCGCGCGAAAGCCTCCAGACGAAGACCACCCATATGGGCACGGTAAGGCCGAACTCATCGCTTCCATCATCGTGGCCGGATTTCTCGTGGCGGCGGCCGTTGAGGTGGGCTATACATCTGCCACGTCGCTCTTTCACAAGCCCACCCGCCCGGATAGTATCGCAGCGTATACGGCATTCGCCGCGATGCTTGTGAAGGAATGTCTGTATCACTTCAATATTCGTTTGGGGAGACGACTTCACAGCAAGAGTTTGATTGCCAGTGCGTATGACCACCGTTCCGATGTATACTCGTCTATGGCCGCATTCATCGGTATCGGGCTCTCTCTACTCGGAAGTCATCTACATATTCACGTGCTTCTGTATATGGACTCTGTAGCAGGTATCTTCGTCGCCATTCTCGTGTTGAAGATGGCGATCGAAATCGCCAAGGATTCGCTGCAGAGCTTGATGGACCGCGTCGTGCTCGAAGAGCAGGACCTCGCCCCGTACATGGAGGCAGTACAAAGCGTGCAAGGGGTTCGCTGCATCGACGAGATTCGCGTTCGTGACCACGGGCAGTACGTCATCGTCGATTTGGAGATCGGCGTCGACGCGCATATCACGGTCGCCGCCGGTCACGATATCGCGGCGCGCGTGAGGTCCGAGATGAGAGCGGAATTTGACCGCATTCAAGACGTGTTCGTGCACGTCAATCCATATTACAGTGAAGAAGAGAGGAAAGACGAACGTGCCGACACAAACCCCGCTTTGGCTGACCGCTAGCATCTCAGAGGAGATGGTGGAGGCTATCGCTAAAGCGTTAGATTTGCCCCGACGGGTAGCACGCTGGCTGATTGCGCGAAATATCAAGACGCCAGAAGAGGCTCGTCGTTTTCTGTATGCACGGGAACAATATTCCGATCCATTTGATTTTCGCGAGATGCGCAAGGCTGTGGACCGCATTCAGCGGGCGATTGCTGACGCTGAGACCATCGTCATCGTCGGCGATTACGACGTCGACGGCGTGACGGCCAGCACGATTCTCGCCAGTGAACTCGAGGTATTGGGCGCTACTTGGGCGTGTCTGATCCCTGAACGCGTCGCCGACGGCTATGGCTTGAGTGCGGGTCTGGTAGAACGCGCCGCTGAACGCGGGGCGGACCTCATCATCACCGTCGACAACGGGATTCGGGCGCACGATGCCATCGATTTGGCGCTCGACCTCGGCATCGACGTCATTGTCACAGACCACCACGAGCCGGACGACGAGCCCTTGCCGGACTGCACTGCCGTCGTGCACTGGTCGAGGCATGAACGCCCTGACGACGCCATCGTGCTCTCAGGGGCAGGCGTGGCTTGGAAGCTCTGTCAGGCGCTCGCACTCCTTGAGCGCCCTGGAACAAGCGCATCCGATCACGCCGAGTGGATCCTCGGCCTCGCGGCACTCGGCGCCATCAGTGACATCATGCCAATGCGCGGTGAGAATCGGCGACTTATCCGCGAGGGCCTCGCGGCCCTGCGCTTGTGCAGGCGGCCTGGCTGGTTGGCGCTGTGCGAAAGGGCGCGAGTCGATCCAGACGAGTTGACCGTCACAGGCGTATCGTGGCGAATCGCACCACGCATGAATGCGGCTGGACGGATGTCGAGTGCCATCGTCGCGTTCAACCTCCTGATGTCCGGCAGCCGGATGCAGGCTGGGGAACTTGCCGACGAGATCGAGGTGTTAAATGCGGACCGCAAGCGGCTGACCGATGAAGCGGTTCTCGCCGCACAGGCCCAGGTCGAATCCATCTACGCAGACGGGCCACCGACGGGGATTGTGGTGGCCGGCCCGTGGCCGCTTGGGGTCGTCGGGATCGTGGCGGCAAAATTGGTCGATCGCTACGGCTGTCCCGCCATCGTCTTCTCCGACGCCGAAGAGGACGTTATGCGCGGGTCTGGCCGCGCCCCTGAGGGATTTTCGCTGCATGACGCGCTGTTGGCCTGTAGTGCGCTGCTCCACCACTTTGGCGGGCATGATGCGGCAGTTGGCTGTGGCGTGGAACGAGGTCAATTGCACGCGTTTCGCGAGGCGTTTCGAGCTGTGGTGGAGGCTGCACCGAGGGCCGATGGGGATGATGCAGAAATGGTCGCGGACGATTTTCTGCCGCTCGAGGAAGCGACGATGGATACGCTCGCGTGGACGCAGCGATTTTCTCCGCATGGGCCGGAAAACCAGCCTTTGCGCTTCTTTATTGGCCCGGCGGTCGTCAAGTCGGTGACGCCGCTTGGGGATGGAAAGCACGTGCGGTTGCGCCTGCAGGAGGGGAAGACGGAGGCAGACGTGGTCTGGTTTCAAGCGCCTGAAGGCGCCAGGTCACGGGTGCAGACCGGGCATTTGATCGGCGTGGTCGCGGAGCTTGAGGAAAATGTCTGGCGCGGGACGCGCCGCGTTCAGCTGCGTGCGACAGACGGTTGGCTGCTGGACGAACCGGTGATGCGCGACGTGTTCGCCTTGTTCTATCGACACTTGCACAAAGAGCGAGTGGTCGAGCGAGATCGCTTCTATCAGCTTGCAAAAGGACAAGATGCAGTGAAAGTGGATGTGATCTTAGACACTTTTGTGGAGTTGGGATTTGCCGCATGTCATAATGGTGCGTATCATGTTCTTGAGGCTGTACAATCGCATGACTTGCGCGAAGCGATCTCTTATCAAGCGCACCTGAGAAGTCATTTTGTGGCCCTATGACAAGGACAATAACCCTGTTCGGACACTTTGCCTGAACAGTTATAACGAGGAGAGAACTTGATTGACGATAGACTATCGCAAGTTGATTCGAGACATTCCTGATTTTCCGAAGGAAGGGATTCTATTTCGCGACATCACGCCGTTGTTGGCGGATGGACCGGCGTATAAGGCGGCCATTACGCAACTTGGCGAACAGGCCAAGGCGTGGGGGGCTGAGGTGATTGTCGGGCCAGAGGCGCGAGGATACGTGGTCGGTGCCCCCCTGTCATACGCGCTCGAGGTCGGGTTTGTCCCTGTGCGCAAGCGCGGTAAGCTCCCGTCCGAAACCGTTTCGGTGACGTATGATCTGGAGTACGGTCAGGATATGCTGGAAATCCATACGGATGCCATTCAACCTGGACAAAAGGTCGTTCTTGCAGATGATCTGCTGGCGACTGGCGGGACCATGGCTGCCACCATCGAACTCGTTGAGAAGCTCGGCGGCATCGTTGTCGGCGCAGCGTTCTTTATTGAGCTATCGCCGTTGAATGGGCGAGAGAAACTTGGGAATATCCCAATGCGGACGCTCGTCCAATATGAAGACTAAAACGCTTTGAGCGAGTGGGGGGGAGAGCGGCATGTCTGAACAGACGATTGACGCGCTTTGCGAGCAATTAAAGACATACTGTAGCGCAGATGAGGTGGCGAACGTTCGTGCGGCGTATCTGTTCGCAGAACGGGCACATGCTGGTCAACAACGCATGTCTGGGGAGCCATATATCACCCACCCGCTCGCTGTGGCGTTTATTTTGGCCGGGCTTCAGCTCGATGCGACAGCGGTCATCGCCGCGCTGCTTCACGATGTCGTCGAGGATACGGAAGTGACGGATGCCAATCTCGTCCAGAATTTCGGCGCTGAAGTCGCCGCGCTCGTCGACGGCGTCACGAAGTTAAAGCGGATCAAGTTTGATTCGCGCGAAGAGCAGCAGGCCGAGAACCTGCGCAAGATGTTCATGGCGATGGCGAAGGACATCCGGGTGCTCATCATCAAATTGGCGGACAGGCTGCACAACATGCGTACGATTCGCTACCAGACGCCCGAGACGCAGCGGCGCAAGGCGCGCGAGACGCTCGAGATCTTCGCTCCGCTCGCACACCGGCTGGGGATCAACACCATCAAGTGGGAGCTCGAAGATATCTCCCTGCGCTATCTCAACCCGCAGCAGTATTACCGCATTGTCAACTTGATGGCGCGCAAGCGGCAAGAGCGCGAGCAGTTTATCGATGGCGTGATGGACCTCTTGCGTGAGAAACTCACAGAGCTCCACCTGAAGGCGGAGGTCAGTGGGCGAGCTAAGCACATCTATAGTATCTACCGCAAGATGACCACGCAGCACAAAGAGTTTAACGAGATTTACGATCTCTTCGCCATCCGCGTCACGGTCGAAAACATCAAGGATTGCTATGGCGTGTTAGGCGTCATTCACACGATGTGGAAGCCGATGCCGGGGCGGTTTAAGGATTACATCGCGATGCCGAAGGCAAACATGTACCAGAGTTTGCATACCACCGTGATCGGGCCAAATGGTGAGCCGCTCGAGATCCAGATCCGCACGTGGGAGATGCACCAGACGGCGGAATACGGAATCGCGGCGCACTGGGTCTACAAGGAAGGCAATTCCTCGCAGCGGGCGGAAGGCGACTTTGCGAAGAAGTTAGCCTGGTTCCGCGAGGTGCTCGAGTGGCAGCAGGACTTCCGCGACGCTCAGGAGTTTATGGAGACACTGAAAATTGACCTCTTTTCCGATCAGGTCTTCGTCTTCACGCCAAAGGGCGATGTGATTGAGCTGCCTGCGGGGTCGGTTCCGATCGACTTCGCGTATCGGATTCATACCGCGATTGGCAATCGCTGTATCGGCGCCAAAGTCAACGGGAAGATGGTGCCGCTCGACTATCGGCTGCGCACGGGCGACATCGTCGAAGTGGCCACATCGAAGCACAGTTATGGACCGAGTCGGGACTGGCTAAAAATCGTCCAATCCTCACAGGCGAAGAGCAAGATTCGCCAGTGGTTCAAGCGTGAGAAGCGTGAGGAGAACATCGCGCGCGGGCGGGAACTCATCGAGAAGGAATTGTTGCGCCAGCGTCTGGATCCCAAACAGTTGATGGCTGCCCCATTCCTCAATGAGGCCTTGCATAAGTTTAGTTTCGGCAAGGAAGAAGACTTGTTTGCGGCGGTTGGTTATGGCGGCATGAGTGCAGCTCAAGTCGTCACGCGTCTGGTCGAGGCGCATCGCAAGAGTCAGGATGAAAAGCCGGTCGACTCCCTCTCGCTCACGTCGAAGACGCAGCAAAAGCCGACAGAAACCGGCGTACGCGTCAAAGGGGTGGACAACCTGCTCATCCGCTTTGCCCGATGTTGCCACCCTGTGCCTGGGGACGAGATCGTGGGATTTGTCACACGCGGTCGCGGTGTTTCGGTGCACCGGATGGACTGCCCGAACGTCGCATCGCTCACGGCGGACGGAACGCGGGCGCTCGAAGTGGAGTGGGCGACGAGTAAGGATTGGTCATATAACGCCGAGATCGAAGTCACGGCGTTAGATAGGCATGGATTGGTGAATGAAGTGCTGAATGCCATCGCGGAGACGAAAACGGAAATCACGGCTGTGAGTGCGCGCGCAGACGCGAAGAAGATCGCGCATATTCACATGAGTGTTCGCATTCGAAACCTGGACCACCTTCGCAGCGTCGTCGAACGTTTGAAACGCTTAAAGGACATTTACAGCGTGAGAAGAATGGTGCAGTGAGGAGAGCTTTGTATGCGGATTGTTGTTCAGCGCAGTGGTCCAGCGCGCGTCGAGGTTGACGGTCGAGTGACGGGGGAAATCGAATCTGGCCTCGTTCTGCTGGTCGGTGTCGGGCGCGGGGACACGGAGGCGGATGCAGATTACCTGGCGGACAAAGTGGCGCATCTCCGGATCTTCGCCGATGCGGATGGGAAGATGGGCCGCGATATCACAGAAGTCGGTGGCAGCGTGCTCTCCGTTAGTCAATTTACGCTCTACGGCGACGTTCGCAAGGGCCGGCGCCCAAGCTACGCCCAAGCTGCAGAACCTGAGGAGGCCAATCGCCTCTACGAGTATTTCAACGAGCGGTTGCGGGCCTTGGGCTTATCGGTCCAGACAGGCGTCTTTCGGGCAATGATGGACGTCCATCTGGTCAACGACGGGCCCGTGACCATTCTACTCGACAGCGCCAAGCAGTTTTGACACTGTTTCACGCAAGGTTGTCTTTGACGCAGAGGAGGAGGTAACAGGATGGAAGTACGTCGCTTTGTGGTCAGTCCCCTGCGGTCCAACTGCTATGTCCTATCGGAGTCGCTCACACCGGGCAGTCCGGCTGTGATCATTGATCCTGGGTATGACGAGTTGGCGGGCGTGTTCGAATATATTGAGCAGCACGGATTGCACGTCGTCGCCAATTGGAACACGCATGCACATTTCGATCATGTACTTGGCGTCGATCTCGTTCGCGATAAGTATCAATGCCCTGCCTACGTCCACAAGGCCGACGTGGAGATTTGGGCGCGTACGCCCGCCAACGCCATGCGTTGGATCGGTAAGGAATGTAAACCGCTGCGGGCACCTGACGGGTATCTGGCGGACGGAGATGTGTTGACCTTGGGGTCACAGACGTTCACAGTGTGGCATACACCTGGCCATTCCCCTGGCGGGGTTTGTTTTGTCGGCTCTTCACTCGCCGTGACGGGAGATACGCTCTTCAAGGGGACGGTGGGCCGGACGGATCTCGAGGAATCGAGCCCGGAAGCGATGGAAGCCTCCTTGGAGCGAATCCTCGCGTGGGACGATCAGCTCGCCCTTTACCCGGGGCACGGTGACGACACGACGATGAGCGAAGAGCGGGAGAAAAATCGCTTCTTGCGAATTGCTGCGCGAGGCGGTCGTTGATCGTCCGGTCTGTACGACATAAGTCTGGGCTGTACCGATGAGGATTCGTGATCTCGGTACAGCCCAGACTTTTTTGTATCGATTGATGGATCATCGTTCAAGCTACGGTAGTAGGAGGCATCAGCGATGATCAATCATGAGCTTCATGCATCTCACACGTGTTTCGCATGCGACCACAACTTTCCCTGGACAGGGGACGTCTTTGGCAACGTCATTATCACGCACGGCAATGAGGTGGATGCTACCATCTCCGTCAGCGCACAGCAAGGCGATTATGTAGAATGCGCAGTACAACTTCAGTGCCCAGAGTGTGGCGCCGTCAACCAGTTCAAGGTCCTACATCATCGGTGACGTCAAGGTCTCCCTAGTTGTCTCAGGCACAGTGGTGGAAGCTCCATCGCTTGCCTGGACGATGCGAGGTACAAATCGTTGAGATTAGCGAGCGAGCCTGTTGCCTCTCCGACACGTACGTCAAACGCTTGAGTCGGGTCGCCTAGTCGCTCAGCGCGTGCGTGCAGCACGTGCAACTGTTCAGTTAACTGCCGTTTCAGGTGCGCGATCACGAGGGCGGCATCGCCGAGTACGACCAGCAGTACATCGCCCGAGTTGAGGCGGATAGGCAGCGTGTACTCGCCCAAGTCACAGCGCAGCAGTTCAGCGAGACGGTCCATCGCTTGTTCGCCTTCGTCGAAGGGAAGGCGTTCGAAATCGACAATCGATAGGAATAGCAGCGATAAATCGGTCGATACCGGAAACGGGCGGTGACACACCTGCTCGAGAAATGTCAGTGGGTCCTCCGAGAGCATCAAGGCACTGAGAAAACCTCGTGTAAAGCACCTCGTGGTTGGATCAATATAGGCGTTCCTTCGTTGTTGCTCGTTCTGATAGGCAGCATAGATGTTGCTTCCTAGTCGCGAAGCGAGGCGTTGCAACAACCGGCGGTCGTTGTCGTTGTATAAGTCCGGATGACTGGACTGCAGGGTGAACATGCCGTACACGTCCTGGCCATGCAGTAATGGCACGCGAATGATGCTGCGAATGCCTTCTGCACTCAAGGTGTAATCCTCTGGGAACTCAGGGTGTTTCAAAATATCTTTACACAGGGACGGCAGCCTTGTCTTGCGGATGAAACTGAGCCCGCTTTTGGACGTCGGTACAAACGTACCCACGATCCTCGCTGGAATGTCATCGCGCATCGACGCCTCGTGAATTAGGCAGTAGCGGTCATCCTCGCTGGCGAGCTCGATGCTAAAGCGGTCACACGGGATCCGCTCCACGATGAAATCTGGTAACGCGCTCACCAATTCCCCTAAGTCTCTTCTTCTTAATGCAGCCATACCGACGCGTTCCAACCACTCGTATTCAGCCAGTTGCAGAGCCAGCGTGTCTTGTCCCGGGTGGAACCCGCGAGGTTGAGGCGTGGACTCGAACGCCGTCAATTGAAACGACGTGGGTGGGACCGGCTCGCCGAATAGATAACCCTGAATCTCGTCGCATTTGTTGTCCCGGAGAAAATCAAACTGCTGAACGGTTTCCACGCCTTCCGCGACTACGTTCAAATTCAGGGATTTGGCGAGCGAGATAATCGCGCCAATCACTGGGTTTTGATTGACAGCACTCTGGATGCCCGCGGTAAACGAGCGATCGATCTTCAGCGTGTGTACTGGAAAGCGCATGAGATAACTGAGTGACGAGTAGCCGATGCCAAAGTCGTCGATCGCGATGCGTACACCCAGGTTTCGAAGCTCGGTGAGCGTGTGCACGGCTCGGTCGACATCGTGCATGGCCGTTCGCTCCGTGATCTCTAATTCGAGCAGGCTAGGGTCCATCTTCGTGTCTCGAAGAATGCTGCGCACGAGTTCGGGGAAGCCCGGTTGGCCGAATTGGCGACTGGAGACGTTGACGCTCATGCGTACGCGGTAGCCGTCCTGTAGCCATCTGGCTCCTTGCTCGCAGACAGCGCGCAGCACGTACTCGTCGATGGGCAGAATCAGGTCGCTGGACTCTGCGACCGGAATGAACCGATGCGGTGGAATTTCACCGAATTCGGAGTGGCGCCAGCGGCAGAGTGCCTCCGCTCCGACTACCTGCATGGACTTGGCTTGGATCTTTGGCTGGTAGTAAATCTCCAAGTCCTTGTTGCGCAGCGCATTGCGCAACATGGTCTCGACGATCAGTGGCGTCAGCATTTCCTCGGAAACTGCGGGCGAACTAATGCACACTTGGTTTCGCCCGCCGTCTTTCGCTCGCTTCGCGGCCGATTCGGCGAGCATTAGCGCGCGTTCGCAGAGGGCCCCTTCGGACGGCTGCGTCGCGACACCGATACTAGCCGTGACGACGACGTCTTTGTTTTCCACTTGATGTGGTTCCGCGACTGCTTGGAGAATCCGCTGCGCGAGCGTATAAGCGGCGTCGCTGTCCACGTTGAAGCACGCGACCACGAATTCGTCGCCGCTAAACCGGCTGACGAGCGATTCAGTCGGGACGTGACGAACAATTCGCCGGGCAATTTCCTGCAGAATTGCGTCACCGACTGCGTATGTGAAGTTTTCGTTTATTTGTCGGAATCGATCCAAGTTGATGAACACAATCGACGACGACGAAACACTGGGCATGTGAGTGCCCACAGCAAGCAGGAACTGACTGCGGGAAAGCAGGTTGGTCAACGCATCTCGATTGACCGCAATGGATTCATAGCCCACGAAGTCACCGCCTAATCATGAGGTCGAATGTGAAAAAGGTGACAAAAATTACGAGATTTATCCAAGTTTTCTGCTTCGACATGCCCCCCCGGAATTCCTCTCGATTCGAAGACAAAAAAAGGGCGCAATGTAGGAATACATCGCGCCAATCGGAGTAAGGGGTCTTGCACGAGCTTATGATGCCACGCATTCCTTGAATAACGCTTGAAAGCTGTCACAAAGAGCTGTTCGCGGACCGCTGTCTGGTGACCGTCACAAAGGCGATGGGTGACAGCATGCTGGTGAACACTGCGACAAGGATGATGCAGTCTGCAAACATCTGGGGCATGGTCCCGATCTGGACGCCAATTTGCGCGGCCGCCGCGATCAGGCTAAGCCTGGCCGACAGCAAAAAGCCTCCGGCCACCGCCCTGCGCCAGCCAAATTGCCGCACGAGGTGGAGAGATGGGATCAGCTTGACGGCGAAGGCGACCAGGATGAGAACTGGAATCCAGACGATCGTCTCGTGGGACAAGACGGATCGAAAGTCGAAATCGAGTCCAACCGAGATGAAGAACAGTGGAATGAAAAAGCCATAGCCAATGCCGTGACTGTAGTCGCGCAGTGTGTCCTTGAATGAAAACGGGAGTGACGACACCAACATCCCGACCAGAAAACTTCCCAGAATCGGCTCAGCACCGGTGAAATCGGCGAGGGCTGCCGTGACGGAGACGAGGGCGACGATGGCACGAATGCGAGCCTGGACGTCTCCTGCCAGACGGCGCAGGGCTGGCAGCCGCTGAACGCCGCGTAGCAAGCCGTAGAGGAGGATCGTGAATGGGACGATGGCACAGGTGAGCAGTACGCGAATCAAACTGCCCGATATCTGAATGGAAATAAAGAGAGAGAGTAAAAACATCGTGAGAAAGTCGGCTAGGAGCGCGCTGACGAGGAGCGTCTGCCCAAACGGCGATTTGAGTAGTCCGGTCTCCTCTAAAATCGGCAGGATCACGCCGAGTGACGTGGTTGAAAACAGCAGCGCCAACATATATGGATTCGTCGGCGGCGGGGTCAAGTGGCACAGCCAGAGTGAAATGCCGAAACTGAGTAAAAGGGTTCCACAAAAAATCGACAGCCCTGTAGCCAGGGTGGAGGAACTACCTCCAACTGAGCGGAGCTGTCGAATGTCGATCTCCATACCTGAGATATACATCAGGAACAAGAGCCCGAAGTCCGCTAAATGATTGAGCCAATCCACCTCTGTCCCTGTGATGTGCAGTCTGGGCGATTGAAGGAGCACTCCGAAAAGCAAATAACCGACCGTGGACGGGATGCGCAAGAGTGGAATTCGGCTCAAAGACGTACTGAATACGAACGATGCGGCGAGTATCAGAAGAAAGACGAACAACGTGTCGCTCACGAACGCGCACCTCCCGCAGTCCATCTTATGCTCAACGGGACAAGTCTAGCACTAGTCGTGAAGCTGCAATGCGCGATAGGCCCGCCTATCCATGGCGTAGACGTTGACAAGTTTTCCTCGAAACACCGTATCGCACTGATGTTGCATCCGGATTTTTTGCGCGACTCGAATCGAGCGTAGATTGTTTGGTTGAATCAGACTGACGATCTCGTTGAGATGGAGTTGGTCAAAGGCGAGATCGCGGAACAGGAGCGCTGCCTCTGTGGCGAGCCCCCGTCCCCAGTAGCGTTTTGCCACCCAGTAACCAAGTTCCATGTGCAATGTTCCGTCAATCTCCTGTGGGACCAAACCTACGTGCCCCACTGCTTGCTGTGTGGCCTTGAGTACCATGACCAGCACACCTTTGCCGAGTCCGGACCTGGAGAGCCAATACGGGTAATTCATCTTCAAATTTGCCTTGTCGTGCACTTCTCCCGACCCGATAAACCGGACTACGTCAGGGTCCTGCCAAAGGCTTAAGTAAAATTGGAAATCGTCGACGCGGTAAGGACGGAACGAAAGCCTAACTGTTTCGAGCATGTCTTGGCCCCACTTTTCTCAGTTCGCAATCAAGGTATACAGTTGTTGGGCGATGACAAAACAAGTGACCGAGATAAAGATTGGGCGCACGTACTTGGCGCCGCGACGGATGGCGAACTGCGAGCCGAGAATGGCCCCAATCACCATACCAGCACCGAGAATCAGCCCAGCGAGGTAGTGTACTGCGTCGAGGGCGATAAACGCGGACAACGCGCCCAAGTTGGTACCAAAATTGAGGGTGCGGGCGTTTCCACTGGCATTTACGAAGTCAAATCCCAGGAGGACGAAAATCATCATCAAGAACGAGCCTGTCCCAGGGCCGAAAAATCCGTCGTAGAAGCCCACCACGAGGGCAGCCAGACATGCAAATAGAAAGACAGACCGCGTCAGCGACTCCCGGTTCGGGTTTAGGCCGAGCCGCTTGTTCCAGAGCGTGTAGCCTGCTACGAGGATGAGGAGAATCAGGACCAGCGGGCGAAGAAACGTGGACGGCAGGTGATGGACGACCACGGCGCCGCTCGCCCCGCCCAGGACAGCGAGTGGAAACGCGAGGCCCACGACGCGATAGGTTACTTTTCCAGAGCGAAGGTACGAGAGCGTGCTCGTGAGCGATCCCATGGTTCCAGCGAGTTTATTGGTTCCCAACGCGGCTGCGGGCGGAAACCCAACGAACAGAAGTGCCGGTAGCGAGACAAGCCCACCGCCACCGACGGTTGAATCGATGAAGCCTGACAAGAGTCCGGATACCGCAAGCGTAACCCAGACCATTACGTGATGAGTGTAAATCAAGTTCATCCGGCCTTTCTCGTCAAATCCAACCCATTGTAGCGCTCTACGAATAGTGTGGCAATGAGAGGTTTGAAGAGAATTTGATATGTCATCGATACGGTAGTAGTGTGTTACGTCCTGGAGCGCCCCGTGTGGTCGCTCCTTCTTTTTCTTGCCGTTTGCCGGACAATCGGCTGTTCGGCTCGGATCTAGGCGAACCT
This window encodes:
- a CDS encoding GNAT family N-acetyltransferase, which codes for MLETVRLSFRPYRVDDFQFYLSLWQDPDVVRFIGSGEVHDKANLKMNYPYWLSRSGLGKGVLVMVLKATQQAVGHVGLVPQEIDGTLHMELGYWVAKRYWGRGLATEAALLFRDLAFDQLHLNEIVSLIQPNNLRSIRVAQKIRMQHQCDTVFRGKLVNVYAMDRRAYRALQLHD
- a CDS encoding TSUP family transporter, with protein sequence MNLIYTHHVMVWVTLAVSGLLSGFIDSTVGGGGLVSLPALLFVGFPPAAALGTNKLAGTMGSLTSTLSYLRSGKVTYRVVGLAFPLAVLGGASGAVVVHHLPSTFLRPLVLILLILVAGYTLWNKRLGLNPNRESLTRSVFLFACLAALVVGFYDGFFGPGTGSFLMMIFVLLGFDFVNASGNARTLNFGTNLGALSAFIALDAVHYLAGLILGAGMVIGAILGSQFAIRRGAKYVRPIFISVTCFVIAQQLYTLIAN
- a CDS encoding EAL domain-containing protein, which produces MGYESIAVNRDALTNLLSRSQFLLAVGTHMPSVSSSSIVFINLDRFRQINENFTYAVGDAILQEIARRIVRHVPTESLVSRFSGDEFVVACFNVDSDAAYTLAQRILQAVAEPHQVENKDVVVTASIGVATQPSEGALCERALMLAESAAKRAKDGGRNQVCISSPAVSEEMLTPLIVETMLRNALRNKDLEIYYQPKIQAKSMQVVGAEALCRWRHSEFGEIPPHRFIPVAESSDLILPIDEYVLRAVCEQGARWLQDGYRVRMSVNVSSRQFGQPGFPELVRSILRDTKMDPSLLELEITERTAMHDVDRAVHTLTELRNLGVRIAIDDFGIGYSSLSYLMRFPVHTLKIDRSFTAGIQSAVNQNPVIGAIISLAKSLNLNVVAEGVETVQQFDFLRDNKCDEIQGYLFGEPVPPTSFQLTAFESTPQPRGFHPGQDTLALQLAEYEWLERVGMAALRRRDLGELVSALPDFIVERIPCDRFSIELASEDDRYCLIHEASMRDDIPARIVGTFVPTSKSGLSFIRKTRLPSLCKDILKHPEFPEDYTLSAEGIRSIIRVPLLHGQDVYGMFTLQSSHPDLYNDNDRRLLQRLASRLGSNIYAAYQNEQQRRNAYIDPTTRCFTRGFLSALMLSEDPLTFLEQVCHRPFPVSTDLSLLFLSIVDFERLPFDEGEQAMDRLAELLRCDLGEYTLPIRLNSGDVLLVVLGDAALVIAHLKRQLTEQLHVLHARAERLGDPTQAFDVRVGEATGSLANLNDLYLASSRQAMELPPLCLRQLGRP
- a CDS encoding cation:proton antiporter; this translates as MSDTLFVFLLILAASFVFSTSLSRIPLLRIPSTVGYLLFGVLLQSPRLHITGTEVDWLNHLADFGLLFLMYISGMEIDIRQLRSVGGSSSTLATGLSIFCGTLLLSFGISLWLCHLTPPPTNPYMLALLFSTTSLGVILPILEETGLLKSPFGQTLLVSALLADFLTMFLLSLFISIQISGSLIRVLLTCAIVPFTILLYGLLRGVQRLPALRRLAGDVQARIRAIVALVSVTAALADFTGAEPILGSFLVGMLVSSLPFSFKDTLRDYSHGIGYGFFIPLFFISVGLDFDFRSVLSHETIVWIPVLILVAFAVKLIPSLHLVRQFGWRRAVAGGFLLSARLSLIAAAAQIGVQIGTMPQMFADCIILVAVFTSMLSPIAFVTVTRQRSANSSL
- a CDS encoding MBL fold metallo-hydrolase — protein: MEVRRFVVSPLRSNCYVLSESLTPGSPAVIIDPGYDELAGVFEYIEQHGLHVVANWNTHAHFDHVLGVDLVRDKYQCPAYVHKADVEIWARTPANAMRWIGKECKPLRAPDGYLADGDVLTLGSQTFTVWHTPGHSPGGVCFVGSSLAVTGDTLFKGTVGRTDLEESSPEAMEASLERILAWDDQLALYPGHGDDTTMSEEREKNRFLRIAARGGR
- the dtd gene encoding D-aminoacyl-tRNA deacylase; the protein is MRIVVQRSGPARVEVDGRVTGEIESGLVLLVGVGRGDTEADADYLADKVAHLRIFADADGKMGRDITEVGGSVLSVSQFTLYGDVRKGRRPSYAQAAEPEEANRLYEYFNERLRALGLSVQTGVFRAMMDVHLVNDGPVTILLDSAKQF